The proteins below come from a single candidate division WOR-3 bacterium genomic window:
- a CDS encoding mechanosensitive ion channel family protein, with protein MFTEKLSFNNLLISMIFIAVGVIIGVILEKIILAKLRKFAERTRWEGDEIIIGAIRGVAILWCGIGGLYGALLNLPFKPNLANILQKSLLVVLILSATVVLAKIAGGLINLHSKKTTALPSASLFVNLTKITIFAIGGLIILQSIGVSITPLITALGIGGLAVALALQPTLSNLFAGIQIIISKQLEVGDYIQLESGEKGYVTDISWRNTKIRELPNNIIVIPNAKLADTIVTNFHQPQKEMSVVIQCGVSYDSDLEKVEKVTIEVAKEVLQNVQGGQSEFEPFIRYHTFGDSSIDFSVILRVKEFVNQYLVKHEFIKALHKRFKEENINIPFPIRTVYLEQSEKTGGRGMEKPAGP; from the coding sequence ATGTTCACAGAAAAATTGTCTTTTAATAATTTGTTGATTTCAATGATATTCATAGCCGTCGGAGTCATCATCGGTGTTATCCTGGAAAAAATAATTCTGGCGAAGTTAAGGAAGTTTGCGGAGCGAACAAGATGGGAAGGCGATGAAATAATAATCGGAGCGATCCGCGGGGTGGCGATTCTCTGGTGTGGAATCGGCGGGCTCTACGGCGCGCTCTTGAATCTTCCGTTTAAACCGAATCTCGCGAATATCCTGCAGAAATCACTCCTCGTGGTCTTAATTCTCTCCGCCACTGTGGTACTGGCTAAAATCGCCGGCGGTTTGATCAATCTCCACAGTAAAAAGACGACCGCCCTGCCGTCCGCGTCTCTGTTCGTTAATCTCACCAAGATAACGATCTTTGCAATCGGCGGCCTCATCATTCTGCAGTCGATCGGTGTCTCGATCACGCCCCTGATTACTGCCCTGGGAATAGGAGGTCTTGCAGTCGCCCTGGCACTTCAACCCACCCTGTCGAATCTCTTCGCCGGTATTCAGATAATCATCTCCAAACAGCTCGAAGTCGGTGACTATATTCAGCTTGAATCCGGTGAAAAGGGTTATGTCACTGACATCTCCTGGCGTAATACAAAGATAAGAGAACTGCCGAATAACATCATCGTCATTCCCAATGCCAAATTAGCCGACACGATCGTCACGAACTTTCACCAACCCCAGAAAGAGATGTCAGTAGTGATTCAGTGCGGTGTGAGTTATGACAGTGACCTTGAGAAGGTTGAAAAAGTGACGATCGAAGTCGCAAAGGAAGTTCTGCAAAACGTGCAGGGAGGACAGTCCGAATTCGAACCTTTTATCCGCTACCATACTTTCGGTGATTCAAGCATCGACTTTTCGGTAATCCTGCGGGTAAAGGAATTCGTCAACCAATATCTGGTAAAGCACGAATTTATAAAAGCTCTCCACAAAAGGTTCAAGGAAGAAAACATAAATATTCCCTTTCCGATCCGTACGGTCTATCTTGAACAAAGCGAAAAGACCGGCGGCCGTGGTATGGAAAAACCCGCAGGACCTTGA